A genomic stretch from Bifidobacterium sp. ESL0769 includes:
- a CDS encoding phosphoenolpyruvate carboxylase — protein sequence MAKKTKKQPANNQPITQPDAALFTSGVGTKGPEERDLPQSLNDDLALCLEILRTVLGEYDKDLLSTFDTVRDYAVKASAEHYAETIGKEQPKEDNLEKAEKVIDALDVHQAQLLARALTTYFHLANLCEENYRVSVLHKRESNVGEDAATDPVNELTGAYHQLINEMGPAKAKKLLNKLEFHPVFTAHPTEARRKAVEGKIRRIATLLSAGKLMGGSDKKENYRRLYNEIDALFRTSPIGAKKPTPVEEADTIIDIFDNTLFETIPQVYRRFDDWILGDQAGISEPQCPAFFHPGSWIGTDRDGNPNVTAKVSRAVARKFSDHAIEALEKATRTAGTNLTMEAVTTPPSDELVNLWNRQKEMSERLTDKAAATSSHEMHRAVMLVMADRLHYTVVRDADLMYKSCDDFIADLKIVQRSLAAAGDKRAAYGPVQDVIWKAQTFGFHLVETEFRQHSLVHSRALEDIREHGLHGERGELQPMTHEVLDTFRALGAIQKRNGQKAARRYIISFTKSAQNIRDVYELNRMAFSNPEDVPTIDVIPLFEQLQDLQNCVDVLDEMIKIPEVQARLKATGGKLEVMLGYSDSSKDAGPTTATLALHSAQGRIAEWAKKHDIDLTLFHGRGGAVGRGGGPANRAVLSQPKGSVNCRFKLTEQGESIFARYGNQVLAIRHVESVAAATLLQSAPSMEKTNTDMTKKYWGMAEKLDDSAHNRFLDLLNTPGFTPWFSTVTPLTEIGLLPIGSRPAKRGLGAKSLADLRTIPWVFSWAQARINLAAWYGLGTACEDFGDLKTLRSAYKEWPVFSTFIDNIEMSLAKTDERIAKMYLALGDRDDLRDKVLNEMELTRKWVLAIVGDQWPLQHRHVLGQAVRVRSPYVDILSVIQVLALRSQRELQKKQDAEAAKAKANGEVPTAGAIAPKKTDNEELARDQQRGGFTYLILCTVSGVAAGLQNTG from the coding sequence ATGGCTAAAAAAACTAAAAAACAGCCAGCCAACAATCAACCGATCACGCAGCCCGATGCCGCGCTTTTCACTTCCGGAGTAGGGACCAAAGGCCCCGAGGAACGTGATCTTCCCCAATCGCTCAACGACGATCTCGCACTCTGCCTTGAAATTCTGCGCACCGTGCTTGGGGAATACGACAAGGATCTGCTTTCCACGTTCGATACGGTCCGCGACTACGCCGTCAAAGCGAGCGCCGAACATTACGCGGAGACCATCGGCAAAGAACAGCCCAAGGAAGACAACCTCGAGAAGGCCGAAAAGGTCATTGACGCCTTGGACGTCCACCAAGCGCAACTGCTTGCGCGCGCGCTCACTACGTACTTCCACTTGGCGAACCTCTGCGAGGAGAACTACCGTGTTTCGGTGCTACACAAGCGCGAATCGAACGTGGGCGAAGACGCTGCGACCGATCCCGTCAACGAGCTGACCGGCGCCTACCACCAGCTCATCAACGAGATGGGCCCGGCCAAGGCCAAGAAACTCCTCAACAAGCTCGAGTTCCACCCCGTCTTCACCGCACACCCCACCGAGGCCCGTCGCAAGGCCGTCGAGGGCAAGATTCGCCGCATCGCCACGCTTTTGAGTGCTGGCAAGCTGATGGGTGGGTCCGACAAGAAGGAAAACTACCGTCGTCTTTACAACGAAATCGACGCGCTCTTCCGTACCTCGCCGATCGGGGCCAAGAAGCCTACACCGGTTGAGGAAGCCGATACCATCATCGACATTTTCGACAACACATTGTTCGAGACCATCCCGCAGGTCTATCGCCGTTTCGACGACTGGATCCTCGGCGACCAGGCCGGAATCTCGGAGCCCCAGTGCCCCGCGTTCTTCCATCCTGGTTCCTGGATCGGCACCGACCGCGACGGCAACCCGAACGTCACTGCCAAGGTCAGCCGCGCCGTGGCCCGTAAGTTCAGCGACCACGCCATCGAGGCGCTTGAAAAGGCGACCCGTACCGCCGGTACGAATCTTACGATGGAAGCCGTCACCACGCCTCCGAGCGATGAACTCGTCAACCTTTGGAACCGCCAGAAGGAAATGAGCGAGCGCCTGACCGACAAGGCCGCAGCCACTTCCTCACACGAGATGCACCGCGCGGTCATGCTGGTCATGGCCGACCGTTTGCATTACACTGTGGTACGCGATGCGGACCTCATGTACAAGAGCTGCGATGACTTCATCGCCGACCTCAAGATCGTGCAGCGTTCGCTGGCAGCTGCCGGCGACAAGCGCGCGGCTTACGGCCCGGTGCAGGATGTCATCTGGAAGGCGCAAACCTTCGGATTCCATCTTGTAGAGACGGAATTCCGCCAGCATTCGCTCGTCCACTCCCGCGCTCTGGAAGATATCCGCGAGCACGGCCTGCACGGCGAACGCGGCGAACTGCAGCCGATGACCCACGAGGTGCTCGACACTTTCCGCGCGCTCGGCGCCATCCAGAAGCGCAACGGTCAGAAGGCCGCTCGTCGCTACATCATCTCGTTCACCAAGTCCGCGCAGAACATTCGCGACGTCTACGAGCTCAACCGCATGGCATTCTCGAACCCCGAAGATGTGCCGACCATCGACGTCATCCCACTGTTCGAACAGCTGCAGGATCTGCAGAACTGCGTCGACGTACTTGACGAAATGATCAAGATCCCTGAAGTTCAGGCCCGTTTGAAGGCGACCGGCGGTAAGCTCGAAGTCATGCTCGGCTACTCCGATTCCTCCAAGGACGCCGGCCCGACCACCGCAACGCTCGCGCTGCATTCGGCGCAGGGACGCATCGCGGAGTGGGCCAAGAAACACGACATCGACCTGACGCTCTTCCACGGACGTGGTGGCGCTGTCGGCCGTGGCGGCGGTCCAGCGAACCGCGCGGTGCTTTCGCAGCCGAAGGGTTCCGTCAACTGCCGTTTCAAGCTCACCGAACAGGGCGAGAGCATTTTCGCCCGCTACGGCAACCAGGTGCTGGCCATTCGCCACGTCGAGTCCGTTGCGGCCGCGACGCTACTCCAGTCCGCTCCGAGTATGGAAAAAACAAACACCGACATGACCAAGAAGTATTGGGGCATGGCCGAAAAACTCGACGATTCGGCGCACAACCGCTTCCTCGATCTGCTCAATACGCCGGGCTTCACCCCGTGGTTCTCCACGGTGACGCCACTGACCGAGATTGGCCTGCTGCCAATCGGTTCGCGCCCTGCCAAACGTGGCCTAGGTGCCAAGTCGCTCGCCGACCTGCGTACGATTCCGTGGGTGTTCTCCTGGGCACAGGCGCGCATCAACCTCGCCGCTTGGTACGGCTTGGGGACCGCGTGCGAAGATTTCGGCGACCTCAAGACGCTGCGCAGCGCTTACAAGGAATGGCCGGTATTCTCCACGTTCATCGACAACATCGAGATGTCGCTGGCCAAGACCGACGAGCGTATCGCCAAGATGTACTTGGCCTTGGGCGACCGCGACGACCTGCGCGACAAGGTGTTGAACGAGATGGAGCTCACCCGCAAGTGGGTGCTCGCCATCGTCGGCGACCAGTGGCCGCTGCAGCATCGTCACGTGCTCGGCCAGGCGGTCCGTGTGCGTTCGCCGTACGTCGATATCCTTTCCGTCATTCAGGTGCTTGCTCTGCGTAGCCAGCGCGAACTGCAGAAGAAGCAGGATGCCGAGGCCGCCAAGGCGAAGGCCAACGGCGAGGTGCCTACTGCAGGTGCCATTGCCCCGAAGAAGACGGACAACGAAGAGCTTGCCCGCGACCAACAGCGCGGCGGCTTCACCTACCTCATCCTCTGCACGGTCTCCGGTGTCGCCGCCGGCCTGCAGAACACCGGCTGA
- a CDS encoding DUF4143 domain-containing protein, with protein MTLQPKTYSPRLIDGKISKLLDVFGAVQIDGAKWCGKTWSGLAHANSSTSLDDYRVKPLAQADPTMPLLGDKPHLIDEWQIVPSVRDAVRHAVDQEANRPGQYLLTGSSAPPMEQYEHSGAGRIAHLRMRPMSLYEQGLSSGEVSLRDLFDGKFTPASTSVSLQEIAEWICRGGWPSSLGRSLDDALYIPPQYLQAVAEDNAPRMGKDPEMTRRIIASLARNNAKAATITTLSRDMYADDSSDNEPARSTTQSYVDMLTCEYLIEELPSWDAPVKSRNRMRVKPKRYFVDPSLAVSALGVNPERLLGEGQVFGDMFENLVIRDLQIYTSSWVGLENPRVYFYRDDKGLEADAIIELTDGRWAAIEIKLGENGAAKGAESLMKVRHKIIANPYSQTQEPVFLMVVVGNGAFAYKRDDSVYVVPITLLGA; from the coding sequence ATGACTCTCCAGCCGAAAACTTACAGTCCTCGGCTTATCGACGGAAAGATAAGCAAACTGCTTGATGTATTCGGTGCAGTCCAGATTGACGGTGCGAAATGGTGCGGGAAAACATGGTCCGGACTTGCTCACGCGAATAGCTCTACCAGTTTGGATGATTATCGGGTGAAGCCGTTGGCGCAGGCCGATCCTACGATGCCGCTTCTTGGTGACAAGCCGCACCTGATTGACGAATGGCAGATTGTTCCGTCGGTCAGGGACGCGGTGCGTCACGCTGTCGATCAAGAAGCCAACCGGCCGGGACAATATTTATTGACGGGTTCCAGCGCTCCTCCGATGGAACAGTATGAACACAGTGGCGCTGGTCGTATCGCGCATTTGCGTATGCGTCCGATGAGTCTGTATGAGCAGGGGCTATCCAGTGGTGAAGTCTCTCTTCGTGATTTGTTTGACGGTAAGTTCACGCCTGCTTCGACTTCCGTTTCCCTGCAAGAGATTGCGGAGTGGATTTGTCGTGGCGGCTGGCCGTCTTCGCTTGGCCGCAGCTTGGATGATGCGCTGTATATCCCCCCGCAATATTTGCAAGCTGTCGCCGAAGACAACGCACCACGAATGGGCAAAGACCCTGAAATGACCCGTCGAATTATCGCTTCTTTGGCGCGTAACAACGCAAAAGCGGCGACGATAACGACGCTGAGCCGTGACATGTATGCCGACGATTCGTCGGATAATGAGCCGGCGAGGAGCACGACGCAGAGTTACGTAGATATGCTGACCTGCGAATATCTGATTGAGGAACTGCCCAGTTGGGACGCTCCGGTGAAATCACGTAACCGTATGAGGGTCAAGCCCAAGAGATATTTCGTCGACCCGTCTTTGGCGGTTTCGGCGTTAGGCGTCAATCCCGAAAGGCTGTTGGGTGAAGGGCAGGTTTTCGGCGATATGTTCGAGAATCTTGTGATTCGTGACCTTCAGATATACACGTCTTCCTGGGTCGGGCTGGAAAATCCACGTGTGTATTTTTATCGCGATGACAAAGGCCTGGAAGCTGACGCGATTATCGAGCTGACCGACGGACGCTGGGCGGCTATCGAAATTAAGTTGGGCGAAAATGGTGCCGCTAAAGGTGCTGAATCACTGATGAAAGTTCGCCACAAAATTATAGCGAATCCCTATTCACAGACGCAAGAACCGGTATTTCTTATGGTTGTTGTAGGGAATGGTGCGTTCGCCTATAAGAGAGACGACAGCGTTTACGTTGTGCCGATTACGCTGCTTGGGGCGTGA
- a CDS encoding threonine/serine exporter family protein has translation MPLDTADIERDWDTPVVDAGIAAKASIIARVGLLDLRAGTGSFRIHELMHRIGYPLGVHVRANINLTDMDVSCSDGVSRITQVVDLPTTGVNTERIWLLEHFADWFSVNIGEPGTTYHAQTSVSTAMVQQLGNPEAQRSVLSATQKAHRELEKRKRVHDKAVKRVKERGFRPPKGQYAEHFEHIGKTREDVAAEQAAAAEAQAKTEAASAQSQIHNRSRVVAAISDSAVHARNVTANNNRKNDSGQIGNGSVRIDSSNANNVINENAGNANAVSPSAAIKSTSSKSQAEPKATTNATAKANRGITVRQAHERLSLIQHRKPLYTPWFSGLASAVACACFVFLLGGGPFDMIGAFVGAGIGHWVRRRLFIYHLNQFFVTFVAVAVAAFACIGTLRFIGFFDPVALRHDTAYIGAMLFVIPGFPLITGGLDIAKMDLPSGIQRLVYTMALILMATLAGWMVATIVHLNPQGFEPLGLNPWVNTALRALTAFGGVWGFSVLFNSPQRMCFTAAFIGAITDTLRLTVVDMGMPPEAAAFLGAMLAGLLASAWRSSVRHGFLPPYLGYPRICLTVPAIVIMVPGLYMYRAMFYLGQFDTLNALDWAFRAFMVILCLPIGLAMARVITDKSWRYDV, from the coding sequence ATGCCATTGGATACCGCAGACATCGAGCGCGATTGGGATACGCCGGTGGTAGACGCCGGCATCGCCGCGAAAGCCAGCATTATCGCGCGGGTTGGGCTGCTGGATTTGCGCGCGGGTACGGGAAGTTTCCGCATTCATGAGCTGATGCATCGAATCGGCTACCCGCTTGGTGTCCACGTTCGTGCGAACATCAACCTTACGGATATGGATGTGTCATGTAGCGACGGCGTCAGTAGGATTACGCAGGTTGTCGATTTGCCGACAACCGGAGTCAATACGGAGCGTATCTGGCTCCTTGAGCATTTCGCAGATTGGTTCAGCGTCAATATCGGTGAGCCGGGGACGACCTATCATGCGCAGACCTCGGTTTCGACCGCAATGGTTCAGCAGCTTGGCAACCCGGAAGCCCAGCGTTCCGTGCTGTCGGCCACGCAGAAGGCCCACCGCGAGCTTGAGAAACGCAAACGTGTCCACGACAAGGCCGTCAAGCGCGTCAAAGAGCGCGGTTTCCGCCCGCCGAAAGGCCAGTACGCCGAGCATTTTGAGCACATTGGCAAAACGCGCGAGGACGTCGCTGCCGAACAGGCCGCAGCGGCTGAAGCGCAGGCTAAAACCGAGGCTGCCTCGGCGCAAAGCCAGATTCACAATCGGTCGCGAGTCGTTGCGGCAATTTCAGATTCAGCTGTTCATGCCCGAAACGTTACGGCAAATAACAATCGAAAGAACGATTCTGGCCAGATTGGCAACGGCTCTGTAAGAATCGATAGTAGCAATGCCAATAATGTTATAAATGAGAACGCCGGCAACGCCAACGCTGTCAGCCCTTCTGCCGCAATAAAATCGACGAGTTCTAAATCCCAGGCCGAGCCCAAAGCTACTACCAACGCCACTGCAAAAGCCAACCGCGGCATCACCGTGCGTCAAGCGCACGAACGGTTGAGCCTTATTCAACACCGCAAGCCGCTATACACACCTTGGTTCTCGGGCCTCGCGTCGGCCGTGGCATGCGCATGCTTCGTGTTCCTGCTCGGCGGCGGTCCGTTCGACATGATCGGCGCGTTCGTGGGTGCGGGCATCGGTCATTGGGTTCGTCGTCGGCTTTTCATCTACCATTTGAACCAATTCTTCGTCACCTTCGTCGCTGTCGCCGTGGCCGCGTTTGCCTGCATCGGCACGTTGCGTTTCATCGGGTTTTTCGATCCCGTTGCGCTGCGTCACGACACCGCCTACATCGGTGCTATGCTCTTCGTCATCCCTGGTTTCCCACTGATTACCGGCGGTCTTGACATCGCGAAAATGGACCTGCCCAGCGGCATCCAGCGCCTGGTCTATACGATGGCGCTCATTTTGATGGCCACGCTCGCCGGCTGGATGGTGGCGACCATCGTCCACCTCAATCCGCAAGGCTTCGAACCGCTCGGCCTCAACCCGTGGGTCAATACCGCTCTGCGCGCGCTCACCGCGTTCGGTGGGGTCTGGGGCTTCTCGGTGTTGTTCAATTCGCCGCAACGCATGTGCTTCACTGCCGCCTTTATCGGCGCAATCACAGACACGTTGCGTCTGACCGTGGTCGACATGGGTATGCCGCCCGAGGCCGCCGCGTTCCTGGGCGCAATGCTTGCCGGCCTGCTCGCTTCGGCTTGGCGTTCGTCGGTGCGTCACGGCTTCTTGCCGCCCTACCTTGGCTATCCGCGCATCTGCCTGACCGTCCCGGCGATCGTCATCATGGTGCCCGGCCTGTATATGTACCGCGCGATGTTCTACCTCGGCCAGTTCGACACCTTGAATGCTCTCGACTGGGCCTTCCGCGCCTTCATGGTCATCCTCTGCTTACCCATCGGCCTCGCGATGGCCCGCGTCATCACTGACAAATCCTGGCGCTACGACGTGTGA
- the trpS gene encoding tryptophan--tRNA ligase yields the protein MADAKNDVENEQVTAAGNEISASFIESKKRSDAVLAKLEKDPGKFTMLTGDRPTGRLHLGHYFGSIRERVAMQNKGVHTNVLIADYQVITDRDTTEHIQDNTLNMVLDYLAAGIDPNKTMIFAHSAIPCENQLMLPFLSLVTEAELLRNPTVKAEAEASGHALTGLLLTYPVHQACDILFCKANVVPIGKDNLPHVEITRTIARRFNERYAKKNPVFPEPTAILSDAPEIPGLDGRKMSKSYGNSIILGATAEETAKLIKKSPTDSERRITFDPVNRPQVSALLTTAGLVTDRDPKDIAEEIGDAGAGALKQYVIKSVNEFLAPHRERRAELAKDMDSIRDIIHDGNKRANAIAKETLDQVRDAMGMKY from the coding sequence ATGGCGGACGCAAAAAACGATGTGGAAAACGAACAAGTCACTGCGGCGGGCAACGAAATCAGCGCAAGTTTTATCGAGTCCAAGAAGCGTTCTGATGCGGTTTTGGCCAAACTTGAGAAGGACCCAGGCAAGTTCACCATGCTCACCGGCGACCGCCCGACCGGACGTCTGCACCTCGGCCACTATTTCGGTTCCATCCGCGAGCGTGTCGCGATGCAGAACAAAGGCGTGCACACCAACGTGCTCATCGCCGACTATCAGGTCATCACTGACCGCGACACCACCGAGCATATCCAGGACAATACGCTCAACATGGTCTTGGATTATCTCGCCGCCGGCATTGACCCGAACAAGACCATGATTTTCGCACATTCCGCGATTCCGTGTGAGAACCAGCTGATGCTGCCGTTCTTGTCATTGGTCACCGAAGCGGAACTGCTGCGCAACCCGACCGTCAAGGCCGAAGCCGAGGCGAGCGGCCACGCGCTGACCGGCCTGCTGCTGACCTATCCCGTTCATCAGGCCTGCGACATCCTTTTCTGCAAGGCCAATGTCGTGCCGATCGGCAAAGACAACCTGCCGCATGTCGAGATCACGCGCACCATCGCACGCCGCTTCAACGAGCGTTACGCCAAGAAGAACCCCGTCTTTCCCGAGCCGACAGCCATCCTTTCCGATGCGCCCGAGATTCCGGGCCTCGACGGCCGCAAGATGAGCAAGTCCTACGGCAACTCCATCATACTCGGCGCCACTGCCGAGGAAACCGCCAAGCTCATCAAGAAGAGCCCGACCGATTCCGAACGTCGCATCACCTTTGATCCGGTCAATCGTCCGCAGGTTTCCGCGCTTTTGACCACCGCCGGCCTCGTCACCGACCGTGACCCGAAGGATATCGCCGAGGAAATCGGGGATGCCGGAGCAGGGGCCTTGAAGCAGTACGTCATCAAGTCGGTCAACGAATTCCTGGCACCGCACCGCGAGCGCCGCGCCGAACTGGCCAAGGATATGGACTCGATCCGCGACATCATCCACGACGGCAACAAGCGCGCCAACGCCATCGCCAAGGAAACCCTCGACCAGGTCCGCGACGCTATGGGCATGAAGTACTGA
- a CDS encoding DUF3073 domain-containing protein: MGRGRQKAKQKKMARKLKYLTTDTDYDELAKELGAQEPGTGSTDPFTEVEKEYSRNHGEPDAHTHAEAVDQHDDSPAVDDDLDDYAKWAAEAAAKASSDDKAKPAVKKVAIPKPHKPIRMPIPSALRKPKPKDDKA; this comes from the coding sequence ATGGGCCGCGGACGTCAAAAGGCTAAACAGAAGAAAATGGCCCGTAAGCTTAAGTATTTGACAACCGATACCGATTATGACGAGCTGGCAAAGGAGCTTGGCGCGCAGGAGCCGGGAACCGGGTCGACCGATCCGTTCACTGAGGTTGAGAAGGAATATTCGCGCAATCATGGCGAGCCCGATGCGCATACGCATGCCGAGGCCGTAGACCAGCATGACGATTCGCCGGCCGTCGACGACGATTTGGATGATTACGCCAAGTGGGCCGCCGAAGCCGCAGCGAAGGCTTCCAGCGATGACAAGGCCAAGCCTGCCGTCAAGAAAGTCGCCATTCCCAAGCCGCACAAACCGATTCGCATGCCTATTCCCAGTGCTTTGCGTAAGCCAAAGCCCAAGGACGACAAAGCCTGA
- a CDS encoding sterol carrier family protein — translation MAAIREQDISKGMAALDQWRKAADAHRGEPLEARLTFSPSDLPRNTWAMAVRYSLYLLENKAPGPGVEVRVAPWGAVKILDGPASDPHNLTPPDVIELDPDVWLRLACGLTKWSEEKDAGRISAIGERDDLSALLPLD, via the coding sequence ATGGCAGCGATACGGGAACAAGATATTTCGAAGGGCATGGCGGCGCTCGATCAGTGGCGCAAAGCGGCGGACGCACATCGTGGCGAACCGCTTGAGGCCCGACTTACGTTTTCACCCAGCGATCTACCGCGCAACACATGGGCCATGGCCGTGCGGTATTCGCTCTATCTCTTGGAAAACAAAGCTCCCGGCCCCGGCGTCGAAGTGCGCGTGGCACCTTGGGGAGCGGTGAAAATCCTCGACGGCCCCGCCTCGGACCCGCATAATCTCACCCCGCCCGATGTCATCGAGCTCGACCCGGACGTGTGGCTGCGGCTGGCTTGCGGCCTGACCAAATGGTCGGAAGAAAAAGACGCCGGCCGTATCAGCGCCATCGGTGAGCGCGACGATCTGAGCGCGCTGCTACCGCTGGATTGA
- a CDS encoding rhomboid family intramembrane serine protease, with translation MCVAVWLVEVLFKYGSPEQFNSLIFNGSFTSSLAIVKPWTWLTSMFMHDPNVLHVLGNMLTLIIIGPYLEGLLGHWCFLAVYLICGLGASDGQIVYSYFTHDWGMSSYGASGALFGLFGVVLLVFRRTHEDIRGMLIWIILDLAMPLFVPHVAWQAHVGGFVVGLVLGWLLLDGIPALRRRPLWVRTLIYGAVLVVLLVVLAVVLTPQWLIRLELQAQQLNLPDVP, from the coding sequence ATGTGTGTGGCCGTATGGCTCGTTGAAGTGCTTTTCAAATACGGTTCGCCGGAACAGTTCAACAGCCTGATTTTCAATGGTTCGTTCACTTCGAGCCTGGCGATTGTGAAGCCGTGGACGTGGCTCACGTCGATGTTCATGCACGACCCGAACGTGCTGCACGTGCTGGGCAACATGCTCACGCTGATTATCATCGGGCCGTATCTGGAAGGCTTGCTCGGGCACTGGTGCTTCCTTGCCGTCTACCTGATTTGCGGGCTCGGCGCCTCTGACGGCCAGATAGTCTACAGCTATTTCACTCACGATTGGGGCATGTCCTCATACGGCGCTTCCGGTGCGTTGTTCGGGCTTTTCGGGGTGGTGCTTCTCGTTTTCCGGCGCACGCATGAAGATATCCGTGGGATGTTGATTTGGATTATCCTCGATCTGGCGATGCCGCTTTTCGTGCCGCATGTGGCGTGGCAGGCGCACGTCGGCGGATTCGTGGTCGGCTTGGTGCTGGGCTGGTTGCTGCTAGATGGCATTCCGGCGCTGCGCCGCCGCCCGCTTTGGGTGCGGACGTTGATTTATGGAGCGGTTCTTGTCGTGCTGCTGGTGGTGTTGGCAGTGGTGCTGACACCGCAATGGCTGATTCGCTTGGAGCTGCAGGCCCAGCAGCTCAATTTGCCGGACGTGCCATAA
- a CDS encoding D-alanine--D-alanine ligase — protein MAKHIKATKRATATKDIAPIDRAATKVLVICGGMSHERDVSLTSGHRVGGYLEEAGWNVAIHDMDSELLPYLSNPETRPDIVWPLLHGANGEDGSIRDILEMEDLPYIGSRAKASRTAWSKPIAKNVVRKLGGLSTPVSVALPESTFRELGAKKVVDLLVESLKLPLFVKPTQGGSAMGCTRVDKATELPQAMVNSFAYGDVALVEKAVTGTEISVSVLEIDGEPLVLPPLEVATPDGDYDYEARVTPGPTDFYVPARLPESVLKAAQNAALTAHNTLSLRDISRTDFIVDESGTPQFLESNVAPGMTATSQLPQAAIAAGYSLSNLYSQLVESVLRQHRADK, from the coding sequence ATGGCAAAACATATCAAGGCCACAAAGCGTGCAACCGCAACGAAAGATATTGCTCCCATCGACCGCGCAGCGACCAAAGTACTCGTCATCTGCGGCGGCATGAGCCATGAGCGCGACGTTTCGCTCACCAGTGGACATCGCGTCGGCGGCTACCTTGAAGAGGCCGGTTGGAACGTTGCTATACACGATATGGACAGTGAGCTGCTGCCATACCTGAGCAATCCCGAAACCCGTCCCGACATCGTCTGGCCGCTGTTGCATGGCGCCAATGGCGAGGACGGCTCGATTCGTGACATCCTTGAAATGGAGGACCTGCCGTATATCGGCTCGCGCGCGAAGGCCTCCCGCACGGCCTGGAGCAAGCCCATCGCCAAAAACGTGGTGCGCAAACTCGGCGGACTCTCCACCCCGGTTTCGGTGGCTCTGCCCGAATCGACCTTCCGCGAGCTCGGGGCGAAGAAAGTGGTCGATTTGCTGGTCGAATCGCTGAAACTGCCGCTTTTCGTCAAGCCCACACAAGGTGGCTCGGCCATGGGCTGCACCCGCGTCGACAAGGCAACGGAGCTCCCACAAGCGATGGTGAACAGTTTCGCATATGGCGATGTCGCGCTGGTGGAGAAGGCCGTCACCGGTACCGAGATTTCGGTCTCCGTACTGGAAATTGACGGGGAACCGCTCGTTCTGCCGCCACTTGAGGTAGCCACGCCTGACGGCGATTATGATTATGAAGCCCGCGTCACTCCCGGCCCGACAGATTTCTACGTTCCCGCACGTCTGCCGGAGTCCGTTCTCAAAGCGGCACAGAACGCGGCCTTGACAGCCCATAATACCCTGAGCCTGCGCGATATCTCCCGCACCGACTTCATCGTCGATGAGTCCGGCACCCCGCAGTTCCTCGAATCGAACGTGGCCCCCGGCATGACCGCGACTTCGCAGCTTCCGCAGGCCGCCATCGCCGCCGGATACAGCCTTTCCAACCTCTACTCACAGTTGGTCGAGTCCGTCCTGCGCCAGCATCGCGCCGATAAGTAG